The DNA window CGGCGTCGCCCATGCCGGCGGGTTCAGGCCGCAGCGGACATCGTCGAGGTGTTCGTCATGGAGATCCGAAAGATCCATTTGCGGCAGGCAGGCGGGGAGACGGCGCCGCGCGAAAGGGAACAAGACGTCATAGACAAAAGAAATCGGCGTCGTTGTCCCCTCGATATCGAGAAGAATCCCGGGCATCAGGCCACGAAGGTGTGTCCAAAGCAGACCGCTTCGAACCTGTTGTCCACTCCGCTATCCGTGTACGACGGTGTCCAGCCGGACGCATCCTGGAACAGGCGGATGCACTGGATCTCCCGGGTCGAGCAGAGATCGAACCAGTGCAGCGTGCCGCGCGGCACACGGATCAGATCGCCCGGTTCGACTTCGATCGCGACGACCGGAGAGGTTTTCGGATTCACATGGAAGAGGCCGCGGCCGCGGATGATGAAGCGGACTTCGTCTTCGTCGTGCCAGTGTTCGCGGCTGAATTTGGCGAGCATGGCGTCGAGATTCG is part of the Terriglobia bacterium genome and encodes:
- a CDS encoding cupin domain-containing protein, with amino-acid sequence MAVLRIPEENRTISGKAAVAEYLGTIGIEYNVWQPSHPLAAGATQEEILGAYEAEIEDLKKRGGYVTADVISVTSQTPNLDAMLAKFSREHWHDEDEVRFIIRGRGLFHVNPKTSPVVAIEVEPGDLIRVPRGTLHWFDLCSTREIQCIRLFQDASGWTPSYTDSGVDNRFEAVCFGHTFVA